Within the Nocardioides aurantiacus genome, the region GCGTCATCGGCTCCCGCTGCGCCAGCCGGCCCAGCTCGACCGCCCGGGCGACCAGCTGGTCGTTGTGCTCGACCGGCACCCCGCGGGCCAGGGTGAGCGTGTCCTCCATGCCGACGCGGAGGTGGCCGCCCTTGGACAGCGAGGCCAGCGCGACCGGGAGAGCCGTGCGGCCGATGCCGGTCGCCGACCAGCTCGTCACCGCGTCGGGCAGCGCCGCCACCGAGGCGACCAGGGCGTCGGCGGTGCCGGGCATCCCGCCGGGGACGCCCATCACCAGGTCGACGTGCACCTTCCCGCCGTACGGCAGGCCGTGGCGGTCGAGCAGCCGGTGCAGCGCCCACACCTGGCCGAGGTCGAACAGCTCGAACTCCGGCACCACCTCGCGCTCCTGGGAGAGCCGGTAGAGGTCCTGCACGAACGGCCACGGGTTGAGGAAGACGTCGTCGCCGAAGTTGGTGGTGCCCATGGTCAGGCTGCACGAGTCGGGACCGGCGTCGAGCACCCTGAGCCGGTCCTCGAGCGGGTCGTGGACCGAGCCGCCGGTGGAGAGCTGCACCACCAGGCCGGTCTGCTCGTGCAGGGCCTCGACCGTCGCCCGCAGGCGGCCGCCGTCCAGCGTCGGCCGGTGGTCGTCA harbors:
- a CDS encoding 3-keto-5-aminohexanoate cleavage protein, which encodes MGDLLITVAPTGAETAKSDCPQLPTTLEELVGTAQRSEAAGAAMVHVHVRGDDHRPTLDGGRLRATVEALHEQTGLVVQLSTGGSVHDPLEDRLRVLDAGPDSCSLTMGTTNFGDDVFLNPWPFVQDLYRLSQEREVVPEFELFDLGQVWALHRLLDRHGLPYGGKVHVDLVMGVPGGMPGTADALVASVAALPDAVTSWSATGIGRTALPVALASLSKGGHLRVGMEDTLTLARGVPVEHNDQLVARAVELGRLAQREPMTPDEARALLGVRPERV